In Anaerolineales bacterium, the following proteins share a genomic window:
- a CDS encoding AAA family ATPase, producing the protein MEPPSTSKLIGIVGPCGSGKSTLMAGLERRGYRCRHIAQEHSYVQAMWQIVSKPDILIYLHSSFETSTSRRKLNWKQKDHAEQLRRLAHAREHADLIIDTDALTIEIVLQNALEYLTKLDV; encoded by the coding sequence ATGGAGCCTCCAAGTACGAGTAAACTGATCGGCATCGTGGGTCCCTGCGGGTCTGGGAAATCCACCTTGATGGCGGGGCTCGAACGGCGCGGCTATCGTTGCCGCCATATCGCGCAGGAACATTCGTACGTGCAAGCCATGTGGCAGATCGTCAGCAAACCAGATATATTGATCTATCTGCATTCATCGTTCGAAACCAGTACCTCCCGCCGAAAATTGAATTGGAAACAAAAAGATCACGCCGAACAACTCCGCAGGCTGGCGCACGCGCGCGAACACGCCGACCTCATCATTGACACGGACGCGCTAACGATAGAGATTGTTTTACAAAACGCATTGGAGTATCTGACAAAACTCGACGTATGA
- a CDS encoding NAD-binding protein, producing the protein MKINLRNWMAAWRDTFILVNEFRTPVILFTIAVLVAAVAYHAISASIGEPVDGYTEAVYIALTSAFFQFNGEFPHNIYLQLFHIFMPIVGVSALALGLADFGSLFFNRQARNKEWEMAVASTMKKHTIIVGLGHLGFRIIQKLYEMDKQMVVVELDPATDLISAVQKMKVPVIQADATRPATLEAANIKNAQTIILASQNDAMNLQIALKARTLNPKVQVVVRIFDQDFAQSLRDQFGFAALSATEMAAPIFAAAAAGADVTNPITVEGQHLSLARFTIAPTSRLANKTVGYVEDNYQLNVILLRHDQRSEIHPTDSRPLSAGDILAVLGTAEQLRKLMQHSH; encoded by the coding sequence ATGAAAATCAATCTGCGGAACTGGATGGCAGCCTGGCGCGACACGTTCATTTTAGTCAACGAGTTCCGCACGCCTGTGATCCTATTTACGATTGCCGTGTTGGTCGCGGCGGTTGCCTATCACGCCATCTCCGCAAGCATCGGCGAACCGGTGGATGGGTATACCGAAGCGGTGTACATCGCCCTAACATCCGCATTCTTTCAGTTCAACGGGGAATTTCCGCATAACATTTATCTGCAACTATTTCACATCTTCATGCCGATCGTCGGCGTCAGCGCGCTTGCCTTAGGACTTGCGGACTTTGGAAGCCTGTTCTTCAACCGGCAAGCGCGCAACAAGGAGTGGGAGATGGCTGTCGCATCCACCATGAAAAAACACACCATCATCGTAGGCTTGGGGCATCTGGGGTTTCGCATCATTCAAAAATTGTATGAAATGGATAAGCAAATGGTCGTGGTCGAACTCGACCCCGCCACCGACTTGATCAGCGCCGTACAGAAAATGAAAGTTCCGGTCATCCAGGCAGACGCCACCCGTCCCGCTACCCTGGAAGCGGCGAATATCAAGAATGCACAGACGATCATTCTTGCCAGCCAGAACGACGCGATGAACCTACAGATCGCGCTCAAAGCGCGCACGCTCAACCCAAAAGTCCAAGTGGTCGTCCGCATCTTCGACCAGGACTTCGCGCAATCGTTGCGCGATCAGTTTGGCTTCGCGGCTCTGAGCGCGACTGAAATGGCGGCTCCGATCTTCGCCGCCGCGGCGGCGGGCGCGGATGTGACCAATCCGATCACTGTAGAAGGTCAGCATCTTAGCCTTGCGCGCTTCACCATCGCGCCAACCTCCCGCCTTGCGAACAAGACCGTCGGCTATGTGGAAGACAACTACCAATTAAATGTGATCCTGCTTCGTCACGACCAGCGCTCCGAAATTCATCCCACCGATTCACGTCCGCTCAGCGCGGGCGATATACTGGCTGTACTAGGCACAGCGGAGCAACTTAGAAAATTGATGCAACACTCTCATTAG
- a CDS encoding PP2C family protein-serine/threonine phosphatase translates to MELQIAVAKINKYATSESGDTLEVVERPNGGLSVVLADGQTSGRGAKAVSQMVVRKVIGLLAEGVRDGAAARAASDALFTEKQGKVICTLNIASLDMHSRTIVLTRNNPSPLFICRGEKIDKLDSESIPLGTSRDVRPLITELTIEPGLLIVIYSDGLVHAGERRGTPLDVGATIRSVLEDQNPSPQFLADSLLAQAVNLDDNRPADDISVLALKFTSREGDAVRRMTVRLPIERPMES, encoded by the coding sequence ATGGAATTGCAGATCGCGGTCGCCAAGATCAACAAATACGCCACATCCGAGAGCGGCGACACGCTTGAAGTCGTCGAGAGACCGAACGGCGGGTTGTCCGTTGTACTTGCGGATGGGCAGACCTCCGGGCGGGGCGCGAAAGCCGTCTCGCAGATGGTTGTCCGCAAAGTGATCGGCTTGCTCGCCGAAGGCGTCCGTGACGGAGCGGCGGCGCGTGCGGCTTCGGATGCGTTGTTCACCGAGAAGCAGGGAAAGGTTATTTGCACGCTGAATATCGCTTCTCTGGATATGCACAGCCGCACTATCGTTTTGACGCGCAACAATCCGTCGCCGTTGTTCATCTGCCGGGGAGAGAAAATTGACAAACTGGATTCGGAAAGTATTCCGCTGGGAACTTCGCGTGACGTACGTCCGCTCATCACCGAACTTACAATTGAACCCGGTTTACTGATCGTCATCTACTCTGACGGTTTGGTGCACGCCGGCGAACGACGCGGTACGCCTTTAGACGTCGGCGCGACGATCCGTTCTGTGCTGGAAGATCAAAATCCCAGCCCGCAGTTCCTCGCCGATTCGCTTCTGGCGCAGGCGGTCAACCTCGATGACAATCGTCCGGCGGACGACATCAGCGTTTTAGCGTTGAAATTTACCTCACGCGAAGGCGACGCAGTGCGGCGTATGACGGTGCGCCTGCCGATTGAACGACCGATGGAATCATGA
- the rpmF gene encoding 50S ribosomal protein L32, which yields MPPHPKRKHSKSRRDNRRAHDALQPRNLTACSNCGSMRLPHTVCPNCGFYEGREVVEVKKEKKKSE from the coding sequence ATGCCCCCACATCCAAAGCGCAAGCATTCGAAAAGCCGCCGCGACAACCGCCGCGCGCATGATGCCTTGCAGCCTCGCAACCTCACCGCCTGCTCGAACTGCGGTTCCATGCGCCTTCCGCACACGGTCTGCCCGAACTGCGGATTCTACGAAGGGCGCGAAGTGGTTGAAGTGAAAAAAGAAAAAAAGAAATCGGAATAA
- the fabD gene encoding ACP S-malonyltransferase: protein MKLTSQTTAFIFPGQGSQSVGMGKDLAAQYPSAKSFFDEADALFGRVFSQLMWDGPDTELNDTVNTQPALYIHSIAAWTTFTRLYPDVRPASMAGHSLGELSALTASGALPFADGLKLVRTRGELMKRAGELNPGGMAAILGLDIPTLEKVCAEASAGGEIVQVANDNCPGQVVISGHKPALERAMEAAKSAGAKRAKALAVSIAAHSPLMDSIQKEWNAAVDACAMNNPVIPVISNVYAKPMTAADELRADIKAQMQSRVRWTESVEGMRGMGIQSYVEAGSGDVLLGLVKRIDASASRYPLGKPEDFAALEG from the coding sequence ATGAAACTCACCTCCCAAACCACAGCGTTCATCTTCCCCGGTCAAGGCTCGCAATCGGTCGGCATGGGCAAAGACCTCGCCGCGCAATACCCAAGCGCAAAATCGTTTTTCGACGAAGCCGACGCGCTCTTCGGTCGCGTCTTCTCGCAACTCATGTGGGACGGACCCGACACCGAACTCAATGACACGGTCAACACGCAACCCGCGTTATACATCCACTCGATCGCCGCGTGGACGACGTTCACGCGTCTTTATCCGGACGTTCGACCCGCCTCAATGGCGGGACATTCCCTAGGGGAATTGTCCGCGCTCACCGCTTCGGGCGCGCTCCCCTTCGCCGACGGACTCAAGCTCGTCCGCACGCGCGGCGAATTGATGAAGCGCGCCGGGGAATTGAATCCCGGCGGCATGGCGGCAATTTTAGGTTTAGATATTCCCACGCTCGAAAAAGTCTGCGCCGAGGCAAGCGCGGGAGGCGAAATTGTCCAAGTTGCAAACGACAACTGTCCGGGGCAAGTGGTGATCTCCGGTCATAAGCCCGCGCTCGAACGCGCGATGGAAGCAGCAAAGTCCGCCGGGGCGAAGCGCGCGAAGGCGCTCGCGGTCAGTATCGCCGCACACTCGCCTTTGATGGATTCGATCCAAAAAGAATGGAATGCGGCGGTGGACGCCTGCGCGATGAACAACCCCGTAATTCCTGTAATTAGCAACGTGTATGCCAAGCCAATGACCGCCGCCGACGAGTTACGCGCCGACATCAAAGCGCAGATGCAATCACGCGTTCGCTGGACCGAATCTGTGGAGGGGATGCGCGGGATGGGGATCCAGTCATACGTCGAGGCAGGAAGCGGGGATGTCTTGCTGGGGCTTGTCAAACGGATTGACGCGTCCGCCAGCCGCTATCCGCTGGGCAAACCGGAAGATTTCGCCGCGCTGGAAGGTTGA
- a CDS encoding phospholipase D-like domain-containing protein has protein sequence MSRRRRISRTNALGTIVGLIFVCVLSVTALFTESGSSNGNSGNITPTLPVDQPVTQAPLPGETPSIPPPSGAWWEVYFTDRLNINDPSVWQNSVEGKLIEKINAAQNSIHIAAFEFDLTPVAEALIAARQRGVDVRWVTDDEHGLEADEEPDRGQFAMLQSAGIEVRADNRSALMHNKFIIFDYQTVWTGSTNLTNNAIFKQENNALVIHSPVVAAMYEKEFQEMWAGQFGPRSPSQLAEQHAVVNDSAVWVVFTPEDGALEQAIIPLVNAAQFEVRFLAFSFTDYPLANAMIQRLQNGVSVAGVYERVGSDTEASEFDTLYCAGVPVRRDGNPSFMHNKVIIVDQRYVITGSLNYSTSAETSNDENVIVLDNPEIARLYLQEFERIWPQSADPEPGTVVCQ, from the coding sequence ATGTCTAGGCGGCGGAGGATTTCGCGCACCAACGCGTTAGGCACGATCGTTGGCTTGATCTTTGTCTGCGTGTTGAGCGTGACGGCATTATTCACCGAGAGCGGATCGAGCAATGGCAACTCCGGCAATATCACACCAACTTTGCCAGTTGATCAGCCGGTCACGCAAGCTCCGTTGCCGGGCGAAACGCCGAGTATCCCGCCGCCAAGCGGCGCGTGGTGGGAAGTTTATTTTACCGATCGACTCAACATCAACGACCCGTCGGTGTGGCAAAATTCTGTCGAGGGCAAATTGATCGAGAAGATCAACGCGGCGCAAAACAGCATTCATATCGCGGCGTTTGAGTTTGACCTCACCCCGGTCGCTGAAGCGTTGATCGCGGCGCGCCAACGCGGCGTGGATGTCCGCTGGGTGACGGATGACGAGCACGGACTCGAAGCGGACGAAGAACCGGACCGCGGTCAGTTTGCGATGTTGCAGAGCGCGGGGATCGAAGTCCGCGCCGATAATCGCTCCGCGCTGATGCACAACAAATTCATCATTTTCGATTATCAAACCGTGTGGACGGGTTCGACCAACCTCACGAACAATGCAATTTTCAAGCAGGAGAACAACGCGCTGGTAATTCATTCGCCCGTCGTCGCGGCGATGTACGAGAAAGAATTTCAGGAAATGTGGGCTGGTCAGTTCGGGCCCCGGTCGCCTTCGCAGTTGGCGGAACAGCACGCCGTCGTGAATGATTCGGCGGTTTGGGTCGTCTTCACCCCGGAGGATGGCGCGCTCGAACAGGCGATCATCCCGCTGGTCAACGCGGCGCAATTCGAAGTCCGTTTTTTGGCGTTCAGCTTTACCGATTACCCGTTGGCGAACGCGATGATCCAACGCCTGCAGAACGGCGTCAGCGTTGCTGGGGTGTACGAGCGCGTCGGCAGTGACACAGAAGCGTCGGAGTTCGATACGCTGTATTGCGCCGGCGTGCCGGTGCGGCGGGATGGCAACCCAAGTTTTATGCACAACAAAGTCATCATCGTAGACCAGAGATATGTGATCACCGGCTCGCTCAATTACTCGACCAGCGCCGAAACCAGCAACGACGAAAATGTGATCGTTCTGGATAACCCCGAGATCGCCCGGCTGTATTTGCAGGAATTTGAGCGGATCTGGCCTCAATCCGCCGACCCGGAGCCGGGGACTGTCGTCTGTCAGTAG
- the pckA gene encoding phosphoenolpyruvate carboxykinase (ATP), which yields MTKNGKTPTENAAQTRRAEYDLSNHGISGLRVAYWNLPTEALYEEAVYRGEGATTAGGPFVAHTGKYTGRAASDKFVIKHADSENNIWWGTQNRAFDGGKFDALYSRMTEYLKGRDVFVQDVYAGADPKYRLNVRFVTEEAWHGMFVRNMFILPETPEEIKNFTPGFTIVDVPSFKADPATDGTRTETFILVNLERKLAIVGNTRYAGELKKSIFSLLNYLLPLKGVMSMHCSANVNPNDPNDVALFFGLSGTGKTTLSADPTRLLIGDDEHGWSDDGVFNYEGGCYAKVIGLSQSAEPEIYATTRMFGTILENVVFDPATRAIDLNDASLTENTRSSYPLRFISNSVPEKKAGHPKNIVFLTADATGVMPPIARLSVDQALYQFISGYTAKLAGTEAGLGKEPVATFSVCFGAPFMMLHPSKYAELLKQKIEKHNVKCWLVNTGWVGGPFGVGNRISIKHTRALLNAALTGKLDKVSYKVDPVFGFEVPTTCPDVPNEVLDPSSSWKDKSEYDAKYKALAQKFIENFKQFADGTPKEWLEAGPKV from the coding sequence ATGACAAAGAACGGAAAAACTCCCACAGAAAACGCCGCGCAAACGCGCCGCGCGGAATATGACCTTTCAAATCACGGAATTTCGGGACTGCGAGTCGCGTATTGGAATTTGCCGACAGAAGCCCTGTACGAGGAAGCGGTCTATCGCGGCGAAGGGGCGACCACAGCGGGCGGTCCCTTCGTGGCTCACACGGGGAAGTACACCGGGCGGGCAGCCAGCGATAAATTTGTGATCAAGCATGCAGACTCAGAAAATAATATATGGTGGGGAACGCAGAACCGCGCGTTTGACGGCGGCAAATTCGACGCGCTGTACAGCCGCATGACGGAGTATCTCAAAGGGCGCGACGTGTTCGTGCAGGACGTCTACGCGGGCGCGGACCCAAAATACCGGTTGAATGTGCGTTTCGTTACCGAAGAGGCTTGGCATGGGATGTTCGTCCGCAATATGTTCATCCTCCCGGAGACGCCCGAAGAGATCAAGAACTTTACGCCCGGCTTCACCATTGTTGACGTGCCGAGTTTCAAAGCGGACCCCGCTACGGACGGGACGCGTACAGAAACGTTTATTTTAGTGAACCTCGAACGGAAACTGGCGATCGTTGGCAACACGCGTTATGCCGGAGAATTAAAGAAATCCATCTTCTCCCTACTAAATTATCTTCTGCCGCTGAAGGGCGTGATGTCCATGCACTGCTCGGCAAACGTTAACCCCAACGACCCGAACGATGTGGCGTTGTTCTTCGGCTTGAGCGGAACCGGCAAGACGACTCTCTCCGCGGACCCGACCCGTTTGCTCATCGGCGACGACGAACACGGCTGGAGCGACGACGGCGTCTTCAATTACGAAGGCGGATGCTACGCCAAGGTGATCGGACTCTCGCAGTCGGCGGAGCCGGAAATTTACGCGACGACGCGCATGTTCGGGACGATTCTCGAAAACGTGGTGTTTGATCCAGCCACCCGCGCCATTGACCTCAACGACGCCTCGCTCACCGAGAATACGCGTTCCTCCTATCCGTTGAGGTTCATTTCTAACTCAGTGCCAGAGAAAAAGGCGGGACACCCGAAGAATATCGTGTTCCTCACCGCGGACGCGACGGGCGTCATGCCCCCCATCGCGCGCTTGTCGGTGGATCAGGCGTTGTACCAGTTCATTTCCGGGTACACAGCCAAACTGGCGGGAACCGAAGCGGGCTTGGGCAAGGAACCGGTCGCGACGTTTTCCGTCTGTTTCGGCGCTCCGTTCATGATGCTCCATCCATCCAAATATGCCGAACTGTTAAAGCAGAAGATCGAAAAGCACAACGTGAAGTGCTGGCTTGTCAACACCGGCTGGGTGGGCGGTCCCTTCGGCGTGGGCAATCGCATCTCGATCAAGCATACGCGCGCGTTGTTGAACGCGGCGTTGACCGGTAAACTCGACAAAGTCAGTTACAAGGTTGATCCCGTCTTTGGTTTTGAAGTGCCAACCACTTGCCCGGATGTTCCCAATGAAGTGCTCGATCCGTCGTCTTCGTGGAAAGATAAAAGCGAATACGATGCCAAATACAAGGCGCTCGCCCAAAAATTTATCGAGAATTTCAAACAGTTTGCAGACGGAACGCCAAAGGAATGGCTCGAAGCAGGACCAAAGGTGTAA
- a CDS encoding M4 family metallopeptidase encodes MHNHRHPIECILPEHMLKEIATNGTESQKQKAMDNIAVGYQMKAEWAMRASLHDLFTSTLPLAAGGGKERIIYDVRNGSSLPGSIVRKEGDPPSSDAAVNEAYDGCGVTYDLYKDVYGRNSINDNAMRLDSSVHYRTGYDNAFWDGKQMVYGDGDENLPTDERLFNRFTIAIDIIGHELTHGVTQFEAKLVYSQQPGALNEHMSDVFGSLVKQYQLGQTADQADWIIGAGLLTENVNGIGIRTMKAPGTAYDDSVLGKDPQPAHMRDYVNTISDNGGVHINSGIPNHAFYLTAMEIGGNAWEKAGRIWYVTLRDKLGENSNFQQCADLTHQTAGELFGSGSLEQQAVKNGWAGVGLTVGGETEPKGCFEAALRFIGAA; translated from the coding sequence ATGCACAACCACCGTCATCCTATCGAATGTATCCTCCCGGAGCATATGCTCAAGGAGATCGCCACTAACGGCACCGAGTCGCAAAAACAAAAAGCGATGGATAACATCGCGGTTGGTTACCAAATGAAAGCGGAATGGGCGATGCGGGCAAGCCTTCATGATTTGTTCACCTCGACTCTTCCGCTAGCGGCTGGCGGGGGAAAAGAACGCATCATCTACGACGTGAGGAACGGTTCCTCCTTGCCTGGATCAATTGTCCGCAAGGAGGGCGACCCGCCTTCGTCCGACGCGGCGGTCAACGAAGCATACGATGGCTGTGGCGTCACGTACGATCTGTATAAAGATGTATATGGAAGAAATTCCATCAACGACAATGCCATGCGGCTCGACTCCAGCGTCCATTATCGGACAGGCTACGACAACGCTTTCTGGGACGGCAAGCAAATGGTCTACGGCGACGGCGACGAAAACCTTCCCACCGACGAGCGTCTCTTCAACCGTTTTACCATTGCGATTGACATCATCGGTCACGAACTCACGCACGGCGTAACGCAATTCGAAGCGAAACTCGTTTACTCACAGCAGCCCGGCGCGCTGAACGAGCACATGTCCGACGTGTTCGGTTCGTTGGTAAAACAATATCAACTCGGGCAAACCGCCGATCAAGCGGATTGGATCATCGGCGCGGGTTTGCTCACCGAAAACGTGAACGGAATCGGTATCCGCACGATGAAAGCGCCGGGAACCGCGTATGACGATTCCGTATTAGGCAAGGATCCGCAACCCGCGCACATGCGCGATTACGTCAACACCATCAGCGACAACGGCGGCGTGCATATCAATTCAGGCATCCCGAACCACGCATTTTATCTGACGGCAATGGAGATTGGCGGCAACGCGTGGGAAAAAGCCGGACGGATCTGGTACGTGACTCTGCGCGACAAACTCGGCGAGAACTCGAACTTCCAGCAATGCGCGGACCTCACGCATCAGACGGCGGGAGAGTTGTTCGGCAGTGGTAGCCTTGAACAACAAGCAGTCAAGAACGGCTGGGCGGGAGTCGGTCTCACTGTCGGCGGCGAAACTGAACCGAAAGGATGTTTCGAAGCCGCGTTGCGCTTCATCGGCGCGGCGTGA
- a CDS encoding biotin/lipoyl-containing protein, whose protein sequence is MKYIATVEDKEFIVDIIDERHVTVNGKTYQIDFEAVSGQPVYSLIADGKSHESYIARGDDSWQVLLRGRLYPVVVEDEREKRLRAAAGGGVAETGEFLLKSPMPGLVVAVPVEDGQEVKKGQVLLILESMKMQNELKSPRDGKVSRLKVKAGESVEQKQTLLSVV, encoded by the coding sequence ATGAAGTACATCGCCACTGTCGAAGACAAGGAATTCATCGTTGATATCATTGACGAACGGCACGTCACGGTCAATGGTAAAACGTATCAGATAGATTTCGAAGCGGTCAGCGGACAGCCCGTCTACTCGTTGATCGCAGACGGCAAATCACACGAATCATATATCGCGCGCGGCGACGATAGCTGGCAAGTGCTTCTACGCGGACGGTTGTACCCCGTCGTGGTCGAGGATGAACGCGAGAAACGTTTGCGCGCCGCAGCCGGCGGAGGCGTGGCGGAGACCGGTGAGTTCCTGCTCAAATCTCCGATGCCCGGGTTGGTCGTTGCCGTGCCGGTCGAGGATGGACAAGAAGTCAAAAAGGGACAAGTGCTTCTCATTCTTGAATCCATGAAGATGCAGAATGAGTTGAAATCGCCGCGTGATGGGAAAGTGAGCCGTCTTAAGGTCAAGGCGGGCGAAAGCGTGGAACAGAAACAGACGTTGCTGAGCGTGGTGTAA
- the accC gene encoding acetyl-CoA carboxylase biotin carboxylase subunit: MFKKVLVANRGEIAVRIIRACRELGIETVAVYSEADRRALHVRYADEAYLLGPAPSRESYLRADKIMDIARKTDVDAIHPGYGFLAERENFSAACEEAGIAFIGPKPSSIAAMGDKAEARATVIKAGVPVVPGTEDVGNMSNEELLAKAPEIGFPLLIKATAGGGGKGMREVVSLEEMPTLLQSARREAESAFGDGNVYLEKLVKGARHIEFQILADKHGNVIHLGERECSMQRRHQKLLEEAPSSALDEGLRARMGDVAVKAAQAVDYINAGTIEFLLDKDENFYFLEMNTRLQVEHPITEMVTGIDIVKEQIRIARGRPLSYKQEEVAFNGHAIECRVNAEDPYNNFLPSTGRITHSLLPTGPGVRVDTGVYPGFEITPFYDPMIAKLIVWGETRAQAILRMRRALEEYRIVGVRTNIPFHQTLMDSPRFMGGQYDTRFVEERFSMENAEENRQDYSEVAAILASLVAHHETEKAAQIVQRNERDTSNWKWVGRWERMNR, encoded by the coding sequence ATGTTCAAAAAAGTTCTGGTTGCAAACCGAGGGGAGATCGCCGTCCGTATCATCCGCGCTTGCCGCGAGTTGGGAATCGAAACGGTGGCAGTGTATTCCGAAGCGGATCGGCGCGCGCTGCACGTCCGCTACGCTGATGAGGCGTATTTGCTCGGTCCCGCGCCGTCACGCGAATCTTATTTGCGCGCGGATAAGATCATGGATATCGCCCGCAAAACCGATGTGGACGCGATCCATCCGGGGTATGGCTTCCTTGCCGAGCGCGAGAATTTCTCCGCGGCGTGCGAGGAAGCAGGCATTGCATTCATCGGACCCAAACCTTCCTCTATCGCGGCGATGGGCGATAAAGCCGAAGCGCGCGCGACGGTCATCAAAGCGGGCGTCCCAGTTGTGCCAGGCACTGAAGATGTGGGGAATATGTCCAACGAGGAACTGCTTGCTAAAGCGCCGGAGATCGGCTTCCCGCTGTTGATCAAAGCCACCGCTGGCGGCGGCGGAAAAGGCATGAGGGAGGTGGTCAGTCTTGAAGAAATGCCGACCCTCCTCCAGTCCGCGCGACGCGAGGCGGAATCCGCTTTCGGCGACGGCAACGTCTATTTGGAGAAACTCGTCAAAGGCGCGCGGCACATCGAATTCCAAATCCTTGCAGATAAGCATGGGAATGTTATTCATTTGGGAGAGCGCGAATGTTCGATGCAAAGGCGGCACCAAAAATTGTTGGAAGAAGCGCCGTCGTCCGCGCTCGACGAGGGATTGCGCGCGCGGATGGGCGATGTGGCTGTGAAAGCGGCGCAGGCTGTGGATTACATCAACGCCGGCACGATCGAATTTCTGCTCGATAAAGATGAAAATTTTTACTTTTTAGAGATGAACACGCGCTTGCAGGTGGAACATCCGATCACTGAGATGGTGACCGGCATTGACATTGTCAAAGAGCAGATCCGCATTGCGCGCGGCAGACCGCTGAGTTACAAACAAGAGGAAGTGGCGTTTAACGGACACGCGATCGAATGCCGCGTCAACGCAGAGGATCCGTATAACAATTTCCTGCCTTCGACGGGACGGATCACGCACAGCCTGCTTCCCACTGGTCCTGGCGTGCGCGTGGATACCGGCGTGTATCCGGGCTTCGAGATCACGCCCTTTTACGACCCGATGATCGCGAAGTTGATCGTGTGGGGCGAAACCCGCGCCCAAGCCATTTTGCGGATGCGCCGCGCGTTGGAGGAATATCGCATCGTCGGCGTACGGACGAATATTCCCTTCCATCAGACCCTGATGGACTCGCCGCGTTTCATGGGCGGGCAATATGATACGCGTTTTGTAGAGGAACGGTTCTCAATGGAAAACGCGGAGGAAAACCGGCAGGATTATTCGGAAGTCGCCGCAATCCTCGCTTCGCTGGTCGCGCATCATGAAACCGAGAAAGCCGCCCAGATCGTCCAACGTAACGAGAGGGATACGAGCAACTGGAAGTGGGTTGGACGTTGGGAAAGGATGAACCGATGA